One Hypomesus transpacificus isolate Combined female chromosome 21, fHypTra1, whole genome shotgun sequence genomic region harbors:
- the LOC124483697 gene encoding trace amine-associated receptor 13c-like gives MQTLPGEEEIQDFLSCQLNTSCQTQVRSRNESALVYTALSFVSLLTVLLNMLVLISISHFRQLHTPTNVLIFSLALADLLVGAQMIPMEMITRSNPCWYLGRLMCYLVPYASGIFTCSSIWNLALISVDRYIAVCEPLLYPSRVTMRRTILFSVLNWICSIIYSGCIMMDHMRNVHVFDSCTGLCVVIFLPYSGIVDLLVSFLCPCCVIVVLYIKIFTVAISQARSIKSNSLSIESDLMKTSKSEKKAAKTLSTVIVVYLLCFAPYYCSSLSDNWSSQIVTMWIYEMNSCLNPLIYAFFYPWFKKSVKCIITLKILQPFSSELSLM, from the coding sequence ATGCAGACCctgccaggagaggaggagatacaAGATTTTCTGTCCTGCCAGCTCAACACTTCCTGCCAGACGCAGGTTCGCTCCAGGAACGAGTCTGCCCTCGTCTACACTGCCCTCTCCTTTGTGTCTCTGCTGACGGTGCTGCTCAACATGCTGGTCCTCATCTCAATCTCGCACTTCAGGCAGCTCCACACCCCCACCAACGTCCTGATCTTCTCCCTGGCCCTGGCCGACCTCCTGGTGGGAGCACAGATGATCCCTATGGAAATGATCACCAGATCCAACCCCTGCTGGTACCTGGGCAGGCTGATGTGCTATCTGGTCCCCTATGCCAGCGGCATCTTTACCTGCTCATCGATATGGAACCTGGCTCTCATATCTGTCGACCGCTACATCGCCGTGTGTGAACCACTCCTGTATCCCTCCAGGGTCACCATGAGGAGAACTATTTTGTTTAGTGTCCTGAACTGGATTTGTTCTATAATTTACAGCGGATGTATAATGATGGACCACATGCGTAACGTACATGTATTTGATAGCTGTACTGGACTGTGTGTGGTAATATTTTTACCCTACTCTGGTATTGTCGACCTCCTTGTCTCTTTTCTCTGCCCTTGCTGTGTCATAGTTGTTCTCTATATAAAAATATTCACTGTTGCAATCTCCCAGGCCAGGAGCATCAAGTCAAACTCATTGAGCATTGAGTCAGACTTGATGAAGACCAGTAAATCAGAGAAAAAAGCTGCAAAAACTCTCAGCACAGTTATAGTAGTTTATCTGCTTTGCTTTGCTCCATACTATTGTTCATCTTTGTCTGACAATTGGTCCTCACAGATTGTTACAATGTGGATTTATGAGATGAACTCCTGTCTCAACCCTCTGATCTATGCTTTCTTTTACCCGTGGTTTAAAAAGTCTGTGAAATGCATCATAACCCTGAAGATACTGCAGCCCTTCTCCTCTGAACTCAGCCTGATGTAG
- the LOC124483693 gene encoding trace amine-associated receptor 7c-like, with translation MQILPGEEEIQDFLSCQLNTSCLTQVRSRNESALVYTALSFVSVLTVLLNMLVLISISHFRQLHTPTNVLIFSLALTDLLVGAQMIPMEMITRSNPCWYLGRLMCALVPYSSGVFSVFSIWNLALISVDRYIAVCEPLLYPSRVTMRRIILCCFLNWICSMIYCGCIIIILYMIIFTVAISQARNIKSNSVSIESDLMKTSKSERKAAKTLSIVIVVYLLCFAPYFCSPFFADWSSLIAMIWIAQMNSCLNPLIYAFFYPWFKKSVKCIITLKILQPFSSELNLM, from the exons ATGCAGATCctgccaggagaggaggagatacaAGATTTTCTGTCCTGCCAGCTCAACACTTCCTGCCTGACGCAGGTTCGCTCCAGGAACGAGTCTGCCCTCGTCTACACTGCCCTCTCCTTTGTGTCTGTGCTGACGGTGCTGCTCAACATGCTGGTCctcatctccatctcccactTCAGGCAGCTCCACACCCCCACCAACGTCCTGATCTTCTCCCTGGCCCTGACCGACCTCCTGGTGGGAGCACAGATGATCCCTATGGAAATGATCACCAGATCCAACCCATGCTGGTACCTGGGCAGGCTGATGTGTGCTCTGGTCCCCTATTCTAGTGGTGTCTTTTCCGTTTTCTCTATATGGAACCTGGCTCTCATATCTGTCGACCGCTACATTGCCGTGTGTGAACCACTCCTGTATCCCTCCAGGGTCACCATGAGGAGAATTATTTTGTGCTGTTTCCTGAACTGGATTTGTTCTATGATTTACTGTGGGTG CATTATAATTATTCTGTACATGATAATATTCACTGTTGCAATCTCCCAGGCCAGGAACATCAAGTCCAACTCAGTGAGCATTGAGTCTGACTTGATGAAGACcagtaaatcagagagaaaagcAGCAAAAACTCTCAGCATAGTTATAGTAGTTTATCTGCTTTGTTTTGCTCCATACTTCTGTTCACCTTTCTTTGCAGATTGGTCCTCACTGATCGCTATGATTTGGATTGCTCAGATGAACTCCTGTCTCAACCCTCTGATCTATGCTTTCTTTTACCCGTGGTTTAAAAAGTCTGTGAAATGCATCATAACCCTGAAGATACTGCAGCCCTTCTCCTCTGAACTCAACCTGATGTAG
- the LOC124483694 gene encoding trace amine-associated receptor 13c-like, which produces MQTLPGEEEIQDLLSCQLNTSCQTQVRSRNESALVYTALSFVSLLTVLLNMLVLISISHFRQLHTPTNVLIFSLALADLLVGALMIPQELISRSNPCWYLGRLMCTLVPYAGCIFTCSSIWNLALISVDRYIAVCEPLLYPSRVTMRRTISCSILNWICSFTYCGWFLVDHFGNPHPYHSCTGLCVVIFSPTSGMVDLFVSFICPCCVIVVLYIRIFTVAISQARSFKSNSVSIESDLMKTSKSERKAAKTLSIVIVVYLLCFAPYFSSLSPIDWFSQVVIIWIFQMNSCLNPLIYAFFYPWFKKSVKFIITLKILQPFSSELNLM; this is translated from the coding sequence ATGCAGACCctgccaggagaggaggagatacaAGATCTTCTGTCCTGCCAGCTCAACACTTCCTGCCAGACGCAGGTTCGCTCCAGGAACGAGTCTGCCCTCGTCTACACGGCCCTCTCCTTTGTGTCTTTGCTGACGGTGCTGCTCAACATGCTGGTCctcatctccatctcccactTCAGGCAGCTCCACACCCCCACCAACGTCCTGATCTTCTCCCTGGCCCTGGCCGACCTCCTGGTGGGAGCACTGATGATACCTCAGGAATTGATCTCCAGATCCAACCCATGCTGGTACCTGGGCAGGCTGATGTGTACTCTGGTCCCCTATGCTGGCTGCATCTTTACCTGCTCATCGATATGGAACCTGGCTCTCATATCTGTCGACCGCTACATTGCCGTGTGTGAACCACTCCTGTATCCCTCCAGGGTCACCATGAGGAGAACTATTTCATGTAGTATTCTGAACTGGATTTGTTCTTTCACTTACTGTGGTTGGTTCCTGGTGGACCACTTTGGTAACCCACATCCCTACCACAGTTGTactggtctgtgtgtggtaaTATTTTCACCCACGTCTGGGATGGTTGACCTCTTTGTTTCATTTATCTGCCCTTGTTGTGTCATAGTTGTTCTCTACATAAGAATATTCACTGTTGCAATCTCCCAAGCCAGGAGCTTTAAGTCCAACTCAGTGAGCATTGAGTCTGACTTGATGAAGACaagtaaatcagagagaaaagcAGCCAAAACTCTCAGTATAGTTATAGTAGTTTATCTGCTTTGCTTTGCTCCATACTTCAGTTCACTTTCCCCTATCGACTGGTTTTCACAGGTTGTTATAATTTGGATTTTTCAGATGAACTCCTGTCTAAACCCTCTGATCTATGCTTTCTTTTACCCGTGGTTTAAAAAGTCTGTGAAATTCATCATAACCCTGAAGATACTGCAGCCCTTCTCCTCTGAACTCAACCTGATGTAG